The Ziziphus jujuba cultivar Dongzao chromosome 3, ASM3175591v1 region CTAAAACCTCAATAATATTAAAGATCGAGACTAATTCCATAGATAATTAGCTATTAACGCACAATTTAGCTATACTTTAAAGTTTAAAcaattgtttttccttttttcttcaattattttttttcatgaattttaaaataactaatttagatgaaaaaaaaataagtagatgaagaaagaaaacaaaatcattaaacATACCAGAAGagccaaaattgaaaaaacttaTAGcattctttaaaaattaaaaaaagcaaaagaagttAAGCGGTTTCAAAAACAAAGTTCGAAAATTCTTCATAGAAAAAATTCggagaaaaaaattgttatatggAATTTTGATAGTTTATAATCACAAAAAGAATCATCCATATATAGAATCAGCCTCGATATAAAAGATGGTTGAGATTAGATTGATTTTGGACCGTAGGATATGATTCTAGTTGGGCTGAGACAACTTGCATAACCATACCGTTACAAGAGTCTAACCGCCAATATCCATCATCCAATCGCAAACCGACACGTAGTAAAAGCAATCTTGCATAAGAAGCTCCTTCCCCATTCCACAATCAAGCACTTGTACACAGCTTCTGATCAAAATTTCCCCGCGCATTtcacatagagagagagagagagagagatctgcAATGGAGGCTAGCTTGGTTGTTGCAGAGGTTATGGAGGCTAAAGGGGGAGCTCAGAACAAGATCAACGAAGAGAAGCTCGCTGTTGCTGTTGTTGGTAATGGCGGTGCGAGCAAGATTGCTTCTGCTgaatcgaagaagaagaagaagaacaagaatcgGATTCACGTCTCCAACACTAAGAAACCGTTCTACTTCTACATCAATCTTGCAAAGGTAacatatgattattttattttattttattttttttcacccTGCTTTCTTGCGCCTCGATTATCTGCTGTTTGGTTGACAAGAATCCgtaggaaaagaaaatgaacgAAAAAGAACTTTCTTTAATCTACTGTTATATCTCTGTCGCAGAAATACATCAAGCAGTACAAGAGCGTTGAACTCTCTGCCCTTGGAACCGGTACAATTTCTTGGACTATcttctactttttcttctttataattTTGCAATCTTTGCTTTTATTCCATGGCCAAAAATTCCTTATTCTTCTGAAAATTTTATCTTTCTGGGAGGATGCGGTTTGATTTTCTCACATTGTTATTTTGGTTAAAATTCCCATAGCCatacaaatataagaaaaaaaaatttccatgttATAAAGCTTCTGTAAATTCTCTGTAACAGCACGAACAATTGAATTCATTTTGATACCGAATCTCTGTATTGACGCAAGTGTTGTAATGTGAACTTGGGGTTTTTATCGTTATGTTCTATAACTTGGGATTTACTAGTCAATTGTTATAATACTCGGTAAAATGGCTAACTTTCATAGCTATTTCATACAGCTATTCCTACTGTGATCACAATTTCTGAGTTTCTGAAGCGTGATGGACTGGCAGTCGAAAAGAGTAAGAACACTTCTAGTTTTGTTTACTTTGTAATCAGTTTGTTAAACACCCTGTTTGAATTGTATCTAATGgaataaaattattgatttttgggGAAAAATGGATCAGAGATCAGCATATCAACTGTTAGCTCAAAGGATGACAAGGATGGCCAAATGATTGGGAAGAAGTCTCAGGTTGTTTCCCTTTTTCCTTATTCCTTGATGGGCAATTCACATTTTATTCTCaaacaattcttttttattatattgaatAGCAGTTTGTTTTAATCTGaaaaaaactctctctctctgttttttagATTGAAATTGCGCTGGAATTAGCTGCAGAAGTGACCAAGACCTCTGTTGAAAAACCATCAGAGAAAGCCGATGTTAACAAAGCATGAATTAAGTGACACTGTAATTTCATTCTGGGAACAAATTTCtggtttttttccctttttttttttttttttttttccatcagtTTAGTTGGACATGAAATATGATTGGTACTAACTGGCTCTGTAGGCCAGTTCTGTTAGAGGTTCCAGTAGCATAATCAAGTAATATGAGATCCATTAAAGGAACTCTTGTGGGCATTGAAATGCTGTTGTCCCATATAGCATGTACTGCACATATAATAGAATGTTCCATATATCCTGTTTTACACATATAATAGAAAGCTTACCTAccttttatctctctctctctctctctctctctctctttacgATTAAGCaagaacattatatatatatattaagcaagaacattatatatatatatatatccaattttGACTTGCAAACAAGCT contains the following coding sequences:
- the LOC107422838 gene encoding uncharacterized protein At2g34160; the protein is MEASLVVAEVMEAKGGAQNKINEEKLAVAVVGNGGASKIASAESKKKKKNKNRIHVSNTKKPFYFYINLAKKYIKQYKSVELSALGTAIPTVITISEFLKRDGLAVEKKISISTVSSKDDKDGQMIGKKSQIEIALELAAEVTKTSVEKPSEKADVNKA